Sequence from the Microbacterium sp. AZCO genome:
ACCTTGCCGTCGAGGTGGATGGCCTCGACGCCGCCGCCGAGGGATACGTCGGCGTCGAACGTCGCGGGGGCGGCCGTGAGCGCGGCCCACGTCGCCGCGGCATCCTTGTGATCCGCCTTGGCCGCGGCTCCGCCGATGCTCTCGAGCGGCACGCCGAGCTCGATGCCCGGCGCGGGGGCGCTGAACGTCGACGGCCCGGAGGCGAGCTCGAGGATGACGGGCGTCGCGTCGACGTGGGCGTCGTCGTAGCCGTACTCGATGAGCCGGGTGACGTTGAACAGGTCGCGGTCGACCACGTCGGCGGCGAGGTAGCGCTCCACGCCCTCGGGGATGACGAGCAGGTCGCCGTCGACGGTCATGGTGCGGTATCCCGCCCCCGGCGTCACGGTGTCGACGTCGACGACCTGGCGACCGCCGGGGATCGTGGTGACGTGCACTCGGTCTCCGGTGATGAGGGTGACCGTGTGGTCCTCGCCGGCGGGCGCGGTGGTCGCCGCCCCCGCGGCCGGGGGTGCGGCGTTCGCGGGGGCGGCGAGTCCGAGGGACGCGGTGACCAGGGCCGCGCCGGTGACGGCGGCGACGGTGCGGGCGCGGCGGAAGACGGGGGGCTGCTGTGCCATGGCGGGGAGGGACCTCTCGTGAAGCGTCCTTCCCACTGTCGCCGAGGACGGCTCTAGAGTGTTGGCGGAGAAACGCCATGGCGTCGATCCGCCACTCAACCGACGACGCGCAGGAGGCCGCGATGCTCGAGGCGCTCGGACTGAGCGAGGACCACTCCGCCGTCTACCGGATGCTGCTCGGTCTGCCGTCGGCCGATCTCGCGGGCATCGCGAGCGAGGCATCCATCTCGGTGGGAACCGCTCGTCGCGTCGTCGACGACCTGGAGGAGCTGGGACTGCTCGCGCGCCTCGCGTCGGCTCCCGACCGGATCGTGGCGTCGCCACCCGCCGTCGCGATGCTGCCGATCCTGCGCGAGCGCGAGCGCCAGCTCGCCGCCGGTCACCAGGCGCTCGTGCACCTCAGCGACCTGTACCGCGAGGGCGCGGCGCAGCGGGCCGCCCCCGACGTCGTCGAGGTGGTCTTCGGACCGGATGCCGTCGCACAGCGCCTGGGACAGCTGCAGGCGTCGGCCGAGGAGCAGGTGCGGGCCTTCGTGCTCGAGGATGTCGCGATCATGTCGGGCGCCGACAACGTCGAGGAGGACCGAGCGCTCGCCCGCGGCGTGCGCTACCGGGTCGTGGTCGAGGCGGGCGTCCTGGATCGCCCCGGCTACATCGATGCGGTGCGCGAGCTCGAGCCTCTCGGCGAGGAGGTCCGCGTGCTCCCGAGCCTGCCCACGCGGCTCTTCGTCGCCGACGAGTCGCACGCCCTCATCCCGATGTACTCACGCGGCGAGCGCCGCGTCGCAGGCGGCCTGCTCATCCACCCGAGCGGGCTGCTCGACCTCGTCATCGCGATGTTCGAGGAGGCCTGGAAGTCGGCGCCGACGCTGCTCGCGTCGCGGGGAGTCCTCCAGGAGCGGGGCGACGATCCGGTCGACACCGACCTCCTCGCGCTGCTGCTTCTGGGGTTGACGGATGCCGCGGCCGCGACGCAGCTCGGGATCTCGGTGCGCACCGTGCAGCGCCGCGTCGCCGACCTCATGGAGCGGGCGGGCGTCGCGACGCGCATCCAGCTCGGGGCCGAGGCCGTGCGCCGCGGCTGGGTCTGACGCGACCAGATCAGGAGAAGGAGCCGGAATCAGGAGGGATGCCTCGGATTGCGCCTGATTCGGGCGCTGCACCCTGATCGCGGAGCAGCCGTCAGTACGACGGGCGCTTGTCGTCGTTGCCGGCGGTGAGGGTGAATCGGGCCGCGAGGGTCTCGGAGCCGCGGGCGAGGAGGGCGACGTCGGCGCCGACGAGCACGAAGGTCGCGCCCGCTTCCAGATAGCGGTCGGCGACGGCGGGGTCGAAGGCGTTGACGCCGACGGGCTTGCCGGCTTTGCGGACGGCGTCGAACGTGCGCTTGACCGCGTCGACGACGTCGGGATGGGTCTGCTCGCCGAGCACGCCCATCGACGCGGCGAGGTCGCTCGGGCCGACGAAGACGCCGTCCACGCCGTCGACCGCGGCGATCGCGGCCGCCTCCTCGACGCCGGCGGCGGTCTCGATCTGCACGAACAGCGAGACGTGCTCGTCGGCGTCGGCGAGATAGCCCTCGACGCGGTTCCAGCGCGCGCTGCGCGCCAGCGCCGACCCGACCCCGCGGGTGCCGCGTGGGGGATAGCGCACCGCGGCGACGGCCGCCTCGGCCTCCGCGGCGGACGAGATCATCGGCACCAGCAGGTTCTGCGCGCCGAGGTCGAGCACCTGCTTGATCGTCACGACGTCGCCGATCGGCACGCGCACGACGGGGGTCACGGGATAGCCCGACACGGCGTGCAGCTGCGCGACGACGGATTCGAGGCCGTTGGGCGCGTGCTCCATGTCGATGAGCACCCAGTCCAGGCCCGCGCCCGCGCAGATCTCGGCGACCAACGGCGAGCCGGTGCACACCCAGATCCCGGCCAGGGGACGGGATGCCTCGCCGAGAGCCTGGCGGAATGTCGGCGTCAGACGAAGCGGCATGTGATGACTCCCATCGGTCCGTAGTCGCAGCGCACCTCGTCGCCGCGGCTCACCCACATCGGGCGTGTGAACGAGCCTGCCAGGATGATCTCACCCGCCTCGAGCCGCGCGCCGTGCTGGTGGAATTTGTTCGCCAGCCACGCCACGCCCGTCGCCGGGTGGCCGAGCACGCCGGCGGCGACGCCGGTCTCCTCGATCTCGCCGTTCTTGTAGAGAAGTCCCGGCACCCAGCGCAGGTCGATCTCGTCTGGGCGCTTGTGCACCGTGCCCAGGACTATCGCCCCGTAGGCGGCGTTGTCGCTGATCGTGTCGACGATCGTGCGGCCCTCGAGCTCGATGTGCGAGTTGAGCACCTCGAGCGCGGGCACGGCGTAGTCGATCGCCGCGAGCGCGTCGTCGAGCGTGCAGTCGGGGCCTTCGAGCGGCGTCTTCAGGACGAACGCGAGCTCGACCTCGATCCGCACGTTGGAGAAGTGGTCCACCGGGATCTCGGCGCCGGATTCGTAGACGGTGTCATCGAACATCACGCCGTAGTCCGGCTCGGTGATGCCCGTCGCCTGCTGCATCGCCTTCGACGTGAGCCCGATCTTGCGGCCGACCAGCGTGCGGCCCGCGGCGAGGTTCTTGTCCCGCCATACCCCCTGGATCGCGTACGAGTCCTCCACCGTCGCGTCCGGGTATCGCGCCGTGATCCGCGGGATCACGCTGTGGGCACGATCGGCTTCGGCGAGCTCGTCTGCGATCGCCGCGATCTGCTCGGATGACAGCATCCATTCCTCCTTGCGTGTGATGTGGCCCTCCGTGTCCCACTTTCGACCGTTCCCGGCGCCTCAAGTGACCGAAAGTGGGACACGCATGGTCGAAATCGGGACACGCGCCACCCCCCGGGGGCGGGAGGGGCGGATGCCGGACTAGAGCTGGGCGCCGAGCTTGAACTCGCCCTGCTTCCAGGACGGCAGCTCGTCGGGGGTGTCATCGGGACGCGTGTACGAGAAGCCGTCCGCGCCGATCGTGACGGCCATCTCCGACAAGTCGGTGCGGGCGACGACGGGCTGCGGGTTGCCGTCGAGGTCGAGGACGAGGGATGCCTCGGTGTACCACGACGGGACGACGGGGTTGCCCCACCAGTCGCGGCGCTGGTTGTCGTGGACGTCCCACGTGACGACGGGGTTGTCGGGGTCGCCCGTGTAGTAGTCCTGCGTGTAGATCTCGACGCGGTGCCCGTCGGGGTCGCGCAGGTAGAGGTAGAACGCGTTCGACACGCCGTGGCGGCCGGGTCCGCGCTCGATCGCGTCCGAGCGACGGAGAGCCCCGAGCTTGTCGCAGATCGCGAGGATGTTGTGCTTCTCGTGCGTCGCGAAGGCGACGTGGTGCATCCGCGGACCGTCCCCGCCCGTCATCGCGGTGTCGTGCACGGTGGGCTTGCGGCGCATCCACGCGGCGTAGACCGTGCCCTCCTCGTCCTGAATGTCCTCTGTCACGCGAAAGCCGAGCGACTGCATGAAGTTGACGGCGCGCGGCACGTCGGGCGTCACCTGGTTGAAGTGGTCGAGGCGGACGAGCTCGCCGGGCGTGTGCAGGTCGTACCGCCACGACAGCCGCTCGACGTGCTCGGTCTGGTGGAAGAACTCGTACGGGAAGCCGAGCGGATCGGTGACGCGCACCGAGTCGCCGATGCCCTTCGTGAAGCCGTCGGCGCGCCGCTCGATGCGGCATCCCAGCTCCTCGTAGAAGGCGACGGCCTTGTCGAGGTCTTCGGGGGTGCGCACGCGGTACGAGAAGGCGGCGACCGCGGCGATCGGGCCCTGCCGCAGCACGAGGTTGTGGTGGATGAACTCCTCCGTGGAACGGAGGTAGATCGTCTCGTCGTCCTCCTCGGTGACGTAGAGACCCAGCACGTCGACGTAGAAGACGCGGGATGCCGCGAGGTCGGTGACGACGAGCTCCATGTACGCGCACCGGAGGATGTCGGGCGGCGAGGCCTGCGGCGTCGGAATGGGGTTGTCGGAGTGGATCGGCGCCTCCTGCGAGACGTAGAAGCCGGAGGAGGTGAGGGTCTTGTCGTGGGTCATGTCAGCGTCCTTGCTCTGCCGGTCCCTGAGCTCGTCGAGGGGTCGAACGTCGACGCTTCGACGAGCTCAGTGACCAGGGTGATCGAAGTGGTCGGGAGGACTCAGCGGGGGTCCGGGTCGTCGAGGTCGGTCGCAGAACCGGTCCCTGAGCCTGTCGAAGGGTGGGCCTTGCCGAAGGTGGGGTTGTGCACCTCGCCGAGGGTGATGTGCACCGACTGCTGGTCGGTGTAGAAGTCGATCGAGCGGTAGCCGCCCTCGTGCCCGAGGCCCGACGCCTTGACGCCGCCGAAGGGAGTCCGCAGGTCGCGGACGTTGTTCGAGTTGAGCCACACCATTCCGGCCTCGACGGCCTGCGAGAAGTTGTGCGCCCGCTTGAGGTCGTTCGTCCAGATGTACGCGGCGAGCCCGTACTTCGTGTTGTTGGCGAGCTCCAGCGCCTCCTCGTCGGAGTCGAAGGGCGTGATCGCGACGACGGGTCCGAAGATCTCCTCCTGGAAGATCCGCGCATCGGGCGCGACGTCGGCGAACACCGTCGGCTCGACGAAGTTGCCGGTCTCGAAGCCCTCCGGGCGTCCGCCGCCCGCGACGAGCCGCGCCTCGGACTTGCCGATCTCGATGTACGACACGACCTTGTCGTAGTGCTCGGGGTGCACGAGGGCCCCGACCTCGGTCGCCGGGTCGTGCGGGTAGCCGACGACGACGCGCTTCGCCTGCGCCGCATACTTCTCCACGAACTCGTCGTAGATGTCGCGCTCGACGAGGATCCGCGAACCCGCGGTGCACCGCTCGCCGTTGAGCGAGAAGACGCCGAAGATCGTCGCGTCGACGGCCGCGTCGAGGTCGGCGTCGGCGAAGACGACGGCGGGCGACTTGCCGCCGAGCTCCATCGAGAGGCCCTTGAGGAACGGCGCGGCGTTGCCGAAGATCAGCTGCCCCGTCGAGCTCTCGCCCGTGAACGAGATGAGCGGGACATCGGGATGCTTCACCAGCGCGTCGCCGGCATCCTCACCGAGCCCGTTCACGAGGTTGAAGACGCCCTTCGGCAGCCCGGCCTCCTCGAAGATGCCGGCCCACAGCGACGCTGACAGCGGCGTGAACTCGGCGGGCTTGAGGACGACGGTGTTGCCGGTCGCGAGCGCGGGGCCGAGCTTCCACGACTCGAGCATGAACGGCGTGTTCCACGGCGTGATGAGCCCGGCCACGCCGATCGGCTTGCGGTTGACGTAGTTGATCTGCCGGCCCGGCACCTTGTAGGTGTCGTCGGCCTGGGCGACGATCAGGTCCGCGAAGAACCGGAAGTTCTCGGCGGCGCGCCGGGCCTGCCCGAGCGCCTGCGTGATCGGGAGGCCCGAGTCGAAGCTCTCGAGCTCGGCGAGCCGCGCGTCGCGGGACTCGACGATGTCGGCGATGCGGTGCAGGATGCGGGAGCGCTCGCGCGGCAGCATCCTGGGCCACGGTCCTTCGGTGAAGGCGCGCCGCGCCGCGGCGACGGCGCGGTCGATGTCGGCCTTCTTGCCCGCGGCTGCCTGCAGGTACACCTCGTTCGAGACGGGGTCGAGCACGTCGAACGTGTCACCGTCGGCCGAGTCGACGAACTCGCCGTCGATGTAGTGCTGGATGCGGGTGGGCAGATCGGCGGGCACGTGGCGCTCTGCCGTCGCCGA
This genomic interval carries:
- a CDS encoding helix-turn-helix domain-containing protein codes for the protein MASIRHSTDDAQEAAMLEALGLSEDHSAVYRMLLGLPSADLAGIASEASISVGTARRVVDDLEELGLLARLASAPDRIVASPPAVAMLPILRERERQLAAGHQALVHLSDLYREGAAQRAAPDVVEVVFGPDAVAQRLGQLQASAEEQVRAFVLEDVAIMSGADNVEEDRALARGVRYRVVVEAGVLDRPGYIDAVRELEPLGEEVRVLPSLPTRLFVADESHALIPMYSRGERRVAGGLLIHPSGLLDLVIAMFEEAWKSAPTLLASRGVLQERGDDPVDTDLLALLLLGLTDAAAATQLGISVRTVQRRVADLMERAGVATRIQLGAEAVRRGWV
- a CDS encoding aldolase/citrate lyase family protein, whose product is MPLRLTPTFRQALGEASRPLAGIWVCTGSPLVAEICAGAGLDWVLIDMEHAPNGLESVVAQLHAVSGYPVTPVVRVPIGDVVTIKQVLDLGAQNLLVPMISSAAEAEAAVAAVRYPPRGTRGVGSALARSARWNRVEGYLADADEHVSLFVQIETAAGVEEAAAIAAVDGVDGVFVGPSDLAASMGVLGEQTHPDVVDAVKRTFDAVRKAGKPVGVNAFDPAVADRYLEAGATFVLVGADVALLARGSETLAARFTLTAGNDDKRPSY
- a CDS encoding fumarylacetoacetate hydrolase family protein, with amino-acid sequence MLSSEQIAAIADELAEADRAHSVIPRITARYPDATVEDSYAIQGVWRDKNLAAGRTLVGRKIGLTSKAMQQATGITEPDYGVMFDDTVYESGAEIPVDHFSNVRIEVELAFVLKTPLEGPDCTLDDALAAIDYAVPALEVLNSHIELEGRTIVDTISDNAAYGAIVLGTVHKRPDEIDLRWVPGLLYKNGEIEETGVAAGVLGHPATGVAWLANKFHQHGARLEAGEIILAGSFTRPMWVSRGDEVRCDYGPMGVITCRFV
- the hpaD gene encoding 3,4-dihydroxyphenylacetate 2,3-dioxygenase → MTHDKTLTSSGFYVSQEAPIHSDNPIPTPQASPPDILRCAYMELVVTDLAASRVFYVDVLGLYVTEEDDETIYLRSTEEFIHHNLVLRQGPIAAVAAFSYRVRTPEDLDKAVAFYEELGCRIERRADGFTKGIGDSVRVTDPLGFPYEFFHQTEHVERLSWRYDLHTPGELVRLDHFNQVTPDVPRAVNFMQSLGFRVTEDIQDEEGTVYAAWMRRKPTVHDTAMTGGDGPRMHHVAFATHEKHNILAICDKLGALRRSDAIERGPGRHGVSNAFYLYLRDPDGHRVEIYTQDYYTGDPDNPVVTWDVHDNQRRDWWGNPVVPSWYTEASLVLDLDGNPQPVVARTDLSEMAVTIGADGFSYTRPDDTPDELPSWKQGEFKLGAQL
- the hpaE gene encoding 5-carboxymethyl-2-hydroxymuconate semialdehyde dehydrogenase; the encoded protein is MTDTTTASATAERHVPADLPTRIQHYIDGEFVDSADGDTFDVLDPVSNEVYLQAAAGKKADIDRAVAAARRAFTEGPWPRMLPRERSRILHRIADIVESRDARLAELESFDSGLPITQALGQARRAAENFRFFADLIVAQADDTYKVPGRQINYVNRKPIGVAGLITPWNTPFMLESWKLGPALATGNTVVLKPAEFTPLSASLWAGIFEEAGLPKGVFNLVNGLGEDAGDALVKHPDVPLISFTGESSTGQLIFGNAAPFLKGLSMELGGKSPAVVFADADLDAAVDATIFGVFSLNGERCTAGSRILVERDIYDEFVEKYAAQAKRVVVGYPHDPATEVGALVHPEHYDKVVSYIEIGKSEARLVAGGGRPEGFETGNFVEPTVFADVAPDARIFQEEIFGPVVAITPFDSDEEALELANNTKYGLAAYIWTNDLKRAHNFSQAVEAGMVWLNSNNVRDLRTPFGGVKASGLGHEGGYRSIDFYTDQQSVHITLGEVHNPTFGKAHPSTGSGTGSATDLDDPDPR